A window of Canis lupus baileyi chromosome 3, mCanLup2.hap1, whole genome shotgun sequence genomic DNA:
TCAAGAAATTCTGCGtaaattagagaaggagaaaatccTAGTGTTCACGCCATCCCGACGAGTGCAGGGGAGGCGGGTGGTGTGCTACGACGACAGGTTCATCGTGAAGCTGGCTTTTGAGTCGGATGGGATCATTGTGTCCAATGACAACTACAGGGATCTGGCCAATGAGAAACCAGAGTGGAAGAAGTTCATAGATGAGCGACTGCTAATGTACTCATTTGTCAATGACAAGTAAGTGAAACCATGTACTTACCAGTGATACTGCTTCCCTGCCAACGTGGCCATCCCTGGCAGCTGCCACAGGAGCCCTGTCTCCGCCTGCCACTGACCAGACCTAAGACACATTTCTTCCCACAACTGATATCCCCTCTGATCCTCAGTGGGAGTCAGGAAAAGCGTGGAACGATGCCTCAGGAAGCCACATGTGAGTGCCAGGCCCCTGCAGCGGAAGGCAGTAACAGGGCAAGTCTGTCAGAACAGACAGGGACATTCCCCATCTTCACAGGACACAgatttggacctgttgaccctcaAAACACGGCCTTTCAAAATCTACTTAGAGCCTTGATCacttaagtatatattttaaatacaggatttttttaatgttacacCAATGGTAAGACTCTAGTCAAGACGAAATTGATAAATGGACAGATAACGATAAAAAGCAGGTCTcctgagaaataaataaagcccaCAGATAGGTGGGAAAGTTCACCTGTTGacaaaaatgcaaactaaatGTACAGAGAACATCTTTTTTCACCTATTtaattcacaaaaatatttttgcctgtGCCTTGTTCTGTTAAAGATGTAGTTTAACACATCTTTGTGAAATAGTTTGGCATGGGTTAGCAGAAGCCTTGGAAATATGCAGACCCTCTCAGGCCCATCTCCTTTCTTGGAATATATATCCTGAGGAAAAAAGACCAGATATGTTCATTTCCGTAATACTTATTATTGCAAGAATTCAGAGGCAGCTAAAGGTACCATAGAGAAACCAGTTAAGCCGCTCTGCATCTAGTGGAATATTCATCAGCTCTTCAGCATTATGAATACGAAAGCTATTGAGGAACATGgaaatttatttgttaaaaagacaaagCACAAAATTATATCTGTGTTTGTGAAATGCTTACGCATACAGAAATGACTAAAATGCAACACATACACGAAATAATTGTAGTTAAGATTATAGGATTGAGTGCCTCTTGTTTTTAATGTTGCCGCATTGTTCTGATATTAAACAGCATATTTGCTAAGTGTTCTTAGCCACCTGACACTCCCTTAGGGGTTCATACAACATCGTTCACATTTCCTGGGTAACTGCATGGCCCGTTTCAAGTTCCAACAGTGACATCACAAGTAGTAGAGCTCTTCAGTTGTAACTTCTGTTATGCTACATGCCATGAATTCCTGTGTTCATGagattttttccatctctctgctgaGGAGCAAAGAGAATGGGCCTGTGGGGTTCGACTTAGAATCTCAACTGTGCCCTGTGAACTTAGATCAAAGTCACTTAATTAGGAAAGCGTATTAATCTACAAAAACTAATACTTCAAAGGCCCACTgtcaggaagaaagaagagaggccaCGCAGGGCCCCAGCCCGGAACGGGATGTGGCTGGTGTCCACGTTCCTGTCACTGCTCCTCACTCACCCTTACTGCTGGACGTGGTCGAGGCTCACCAAACCCTCTTAACACAGAATCGTGTGGTTTTCTGAAGTTCTTACAAAATCCCAAGACTGACAGgaagaaagaattaatgagaacatacaagGCTCAAAACTTACTTGAGTTAAAACCAGTACAGGTTCGGCTTGACACAGTTTACTTGTGTCCGTTAAGAAAATTCTGtgtactgttattttttttttaccccataaACGCTGAACCAGAAtgtttgttaaaaatgttttaaagacctTAGAGTGAATCAAGTTCTCCCTTCTGTCTTCAGAATTAAATTATCAAGCTCCTACTTagatatattttgtattatatccATGACAGGTTCATGCCCCCTGACGACCCTCTCGGCAGACATGGCCCAAGCCTGGATAATTTTCTGAGGAAGAAACCTATTGTTCCTGAACACAAAAAGCAGCCTTGTCCATACGGTAACTTTTCTtataagtatttaatatttgCCTTTAGAACATAGTACGTTGTTAAACTTTtgttgataaaaataaacatttttaaaattttggatgGCATAGTATGCAGTTCTTTTGATTGTAATGAGATTTAAGAAAACAACCACGGGCAGGGTGgggcggcaggggtgggggtggaggggggaggtgaATTATTTTTACCTAATCATGTTCGATGCAAATGCACTTCCCAGAGTTAAAACGTGGTTAGCTCCAAAAACTGAGCTAATTCTTTGTGAAGTTAGTTGTCAAGCAGGTAAAAACACCTGGAGTCCTTCCAACTAGAAACAAGTCAGGTTGGCATGAGTGTACTGCATTCCAACAGCTCGTTTTGCTCTTTAGGACAGAATGTCGTATCTGGTTATGAAGCCATGTGGGAAGAGCATGGCAGGAAGGAGTTGAGGACATGGGGTGCCCACCCAGACCTCAGGAGGGGACTCGATCGCTCGGCCGATGTGTTCGCTGCTCCCTGGAGCCCGGCAGCGGGGCGGCTGAGAGGGGCTCATCTCCAGAGGGAGGGTCGTACCCCCGCCTCTGCCCTGGCCTCGCCCACAGGTTGAAATAGTCATGCCAACCCAAGCTGCTGGGGTCTGGTAGTGTGCTCCTTTGCCTAACTGATCTCCCTCTCCGTAGGAAAGAAGTGTACGTACGGACACAAGTGCAAATACTACCATCCCGAGAGGGGCAGCCAGCCGCAGAGGTCGGTGGCCGACGAGCTTCGGGCCATGTCTCGAAACACAGCGGCCAAGACCTCCAACGAAGGCGGGCTGGTCAAAAGCAACAGCGTTCCCTGCAGCACGAAAGCGGACAGCACTTCAGATGTCAAGCGGGGTGCTCCCAAGAGGCAGTCGGATCCGAGCATACGGACCCAAGTCTACCAGGACCTCGAAGAAAAGCTTCCCACCAAAAACAAACTGGAAACCAGGTCTGTCCCCTCGTTGGTGAGCATCCCGGCGACTTCCACTGCAAAACCCCAAAGCACTACATCTCTAAGCAACGGCCTTCCATCTGGAGTTCATTTCCCAGCTCAGGATCAAAGACCACAGGGACAGTACCCTCCAATGATGATGGCAACCAAAAATCACGGAACGCCAATGCCTTACGAACAGTACCCCAAATGCGACTCGCCCGTCGACATCGGGTATTACTCCATGTTGAACGCCTACTCGAATCTGAGCATCTCAGGCCCGCGCAGCCCCGAGAGGCGCTTCTCCCTGGACACGGACTACCGCGTCAGCTCCGTGGCCTCCGACTGCAGCAGCGAGGGCAGCATGAGCTGCGGGAGCAGCGACTCCTACGTGGGCTACAACGACCGCTCGTACGTGAGCTCGCCCGACCCACAGCTGGAAGAGAGCCTGAAGTGTCAGCACGTGCACCCGCACAGCCGCCTTAATTCCCAGCCCTTCCTGCAGAACTTCCACGACCCCCTAGCTAGAGTGCCAAGCTACAGTCACGAAGAACCAAAGTACCACCCCAAGCCGCCCCTCGCGCACCTGGCCGTGCACCTGCCGCACCCGGCCGCGGGCGCGCGCTCCAGCTGCCCCGGCGACTACCCGTCCCCGCCGGGCGCCGCGCACCCCAAGGCGCCGCGCCTCGGCCGCTCGCTGCTGGCCACCCGGCTGGACAGCGTGTCGGACTCGCGGCTGTACGACGGCTCCCCGTCCCGGCCCAGGAAGCCCTACTCGGGCCCCGACGGCCCGGGCGGCTGGGAGAGGCCGGCGTTCGCGCCCGAGGCGGCCTACGGCTACCGGCACACCTACTCGCTGCCGGACAGCTCCACGCAGCCGGGCTACGAGCCGTTCGCCTTCCAGAGCCTGCCCGAGCGCCCGGAGCCCGCGTGGCGCGGCCCGTACTGCGCGCCGCCGCCCGAGCCGCCCCGGTACCAGGACGACCGCGAGAAGGTCTACGTGAACCTGTGCAACATCTTCCCGGCCGACCTGGTGCGGACGGTCATGAAGAGGAACCCGCACGTGACGGACGCCCAGCAGCTGGCCGCCGCCATCCTCGTGGAGAAGTCCCAGCTGGGCTACTGACGGACGATGCATCTTCGTGGTGTGGAGTCGTTCTTTCGTTCAGCTCAAATGCTGAGGGAGGTTTGCTACAATAGCACATGTCATCTCCTTCGCGGCAAGGAGGTTAAATAGtatccatttatgtgaaatactgTATCATGGAACCTGTACGTAGAGCCCCACAGCGTGGAAGTATCACGGGATTGCTTTaccttcaaacttttttttagacatttcctttttaaaagctctctCCTTGGCTGGAGATTTTTCCAGTTTGATTTATTAGATGTCTCTGTGATCTTTGATATTAATCTTTGGTGCATCAGGGGTTTATATGCAGCACTTTTTATCCTTGTTTCGTGTTTTATTACCTTGGTGTTTGTCTATCAATTGCGAGCAATTACAATACTTTCAGAATGTCGAACATTTGACTAGACCCTAGCCGACTATTTTTTCAAGCCAAGCTTAATTGGAATCTTTTACagctttttaagttatttttatttggggaaaGTGGGCTTCTTTGTGCTATAATCAttatttatagaaacaaagaTATACTACAGCActgactttatattttaaacaaaatgtaagTTACCAGTTTATACGGAAATGGGTAACAGTCTATATTAGAATGATTTACAATATGGcacttttcattgttttatttttgttgggatttttttttttcctgttaggtAATTTAGTTAATTTAATATGGTTGATTTAAAGGAAAGCAGATGCAATCAATGGaaaaaattgtttccattttttttttccttaacgaATAAGGCAAAAGCCGTAACTGTTCCAGTTTAGAGCTTTGTTATCCAGCTATGATGTGCTTCTAGACGGTAGGAATGGAATTGAATTCCTAGATTCTCATTAACCTGTATTTTTAAcgtgtttgtcttttttgtttcgGGGCACAACAATACTGGATAAAAGAACCCTTTCACAGTCCTTGCCTGTTTTTAATGAATCTAATTATTCTCAATGcaacttttatatttaatatactcTTTAGCTTTCCTGCTATTTATCAAGGCTGGCCTGAGGTGGGTTTATGTGTTGAGGATATGCAAAAGTTATTGATACTGCACTATAGGAATGGTGGTGGAGGCGTTGTCAGTGGTAACTTAAAATGTTTGTAAGATActgtatattttccattttcctgaagGTAGTTTTTGAGGGGCCTGTTATATTATTAAGGCCAGATTCTTGCCACAAATAGTGTAGTTTTAGCTACAGACTAAAGTCTGTTCTAGTATTAGTAAGGGATATTTCTGGTTTCAAAGTCATGGGTTTTGCTAGATGCGAATTCATTTTTGTCCTCAGAAGACAGACCTTGCATTGAGTGGCAGACAGTCGTGTGTGCTTCACATGACCTTGACAGTTGCCTCCAGGCTTTGAATTTTCCTTCACGTGACAGACCATCCTGATCTGTCTCTGTCGTCTGCCTCGATGCCCTGGGTGTTCTGACCATTCTAACATGCTACAGTTTGAAGTAAAGCCCTGAAAAGCCAGAAAGTACCTTTTACTGTTGATACAAATTGTATCTTTTTAACTATAAGAACTATTTTGATTTGTAGATCTAGTGAAAACACAAATGTGTAACTATGATTAGACTTTTGGGCAACATTTTATCCcttatttaaatacaaaattttaaagtaaaattgagGTCTAGGATagggtagaaaaataaaagtaacgaTTTAGGTAAATAAAATTGTCTGTCTTAGTtttatagaatatattaaaatatattaaatacatttattggcattttctttctcctaaaaCTTATCTAGtgagaacttaaaaataaaggtaaaatgctGCCTGAAAATAATGTCCAAGCACCTTTGACTAGGATAACATTTTCACTACTTGTGTGACACTGTGTGTTGCATGAAGTAGGATTTGGGTATACAGTAAATGCTTCTAAAAGGCATTGTGCATATTGACATATCCAATAATCTGAACCGTGTTCAGCAAACTTAATTCAGGAAAGTGGTGTTCTACACaattattgctgttgtttttgaGGTGAGTGTGGCCCTTATCTGTACCCAGAAACAATACAGATGGTGACACAAACCATCCCGAGTGGTGTCCGGGTGTGACCCTACTCGCTTGTGAATCTGTTCTCCTTGATTTCGTCAGTCACTATCTGTAGAACAAGTTTAAGTGTAGAAGCTAAGtgagtgccaaaaaaaaaaaaaaaaaaaaaaagggttacaGATGTGGAGTACCTTTTATTTTAGTCatgttttaagccttttttttttaagtatgaaatcCTTTTTAAATTGTAGATTTCGCTCGCATTTTCTTAATGTTAGCATTTTCACTATCTGAAGAGTCTGCCAAACATTACTAAACTTATTTAAATGAGATCTTCAGCGAAATGTGTATCAGACTTTTAGTTTGATGTTCTCGTGTTTTTAGCAAACTTGTCTGTTATTGCTTCATGGATTTTAGACCATGGAACATAGTGTAGCTTGCCACTACCTGTCCTGAAGTGAATAGCTCTGAATTGCTCACACTGAAATCCTTCAGTATAATGAATTGTGAGTTAAGAAATAGCAGTTTTCTTATGTCAAGAGGACAGTTTgtccccctctcttttttctttctttctttctttctttttttttttttttttttaagcacccaTGTTGCTTTCAGAGCTTAAGAATGAGATATTTGGCAGGCTTTAGACACAGCAAATTCTTCATTCTCTAAAGCAATAAGTAAAAGGATCCACCGTTCAATTAAATCCATAGCTGATCCCAAACCTTCATTGTAGCCAAAACTTTCACCTTAATCCTGTCTTTTACCAGATTCACTCACAGATAACTGGAGAGGGAGGAGGTGTTAGTAGAGAAACTGCCCAGAGAAACTGGTCAACCGATAGGAGAGAAAAAACTCAGATTGGATTATTCTGCCCCCGAATAGTTGACAGTTGACTGTCCTTTCCCCAGCAAGGAGCCGGTGCACTGTCTCTGTGTCTTACTACAGAGGAAGTAGCAGCCAGCTGGCCAGATCCTGGCCCTCACGGTTCCCTCCCTGCACGTGACACGTACGTTTCCCATCTGTTGATATCTCTGTATCCTGATAGAGTTTGTCATTGACCTCAACATTTGAAAGAAATGCACACCAGTATAAAATGTGTGATACTGGTAGAAACTTGAACTTTGTGCTTTTATGAAGTTTCCTTGATGAGAATAtgtaatataactttaaaaaaaaaaagcattttatatgtatatatacatacatgcctACGTATTTGTCATGAAGTATTAAAAACAGGAGAGGGTGTTACGCTTTTGGTGGCTGACCTTCCCTTCATTGAACTATGTTTGAGTTGTGGATGACCAAGACTGGAGTCTGGATGACCAACGATAAGATTTTAGAACCACTTGAATGGAAAGGAACTCTTCGATGGTTTTATTCCtggtatttttaaagagttattttgataattttaatagaatgtgtcattttaaaacacacacaaaaaaagtagtATTgattatacaaataattatttaacatGTCTTTTACGGATGTATCTATGTATATGGacagtaatatatttataaacaaatatactTTGATTATGTTGTAGCTATTAGTTTGTGATAGGTTAGCTATGGCTCTggatacctgtgtgtgtgtgttttgaaaacTCTTGAgctgttcccccccaccccacccctccccacccccgatTTACGGGCACTGACCCGAAGgtatatttgttttcattctcatttttgctATCCGACTTACTTCCTCAAGATGAGCTTCCTAGGCATACACCCACAGATAAAGTGTAAAACCCATGAACTACACACGTGCATTAGCGTAAGACAAAGCAGAGCTCGTAGAAGTAGAGAAGCATGCGATATTTCAGATTGGCCTGCGAGACTCCTAGGGCAGCGGCTGACAGACCTGTTCTGTGAAGGGTCAGGCATAACCAGTCCGAGCTTTGAGAAGCGTCTGGTCTCTGTCACCTGCTCACCTCTGCACGTAGCACCAGAGCAGCCGCAGACAGGAGGCTGAGTGAGCCATGTGCAAAGGCCTCTACTCACAGGAACAGGCAGCGGGCCAGCGGGGCTGGTGGTTGGAGTCCTCGCAGCCCTGTCCCGGGGGGGAAAACCCAGGATTATTAAGCCCTAAGCCCTGGTACGAACGTGTTCGTAGAAGAACCAAGAACTGTAGTTCGGTTGACATTCAAAGACCGTGTTATTATTTATTGACCGCCTTCAAGAGAGGATTGCGAGACGGTCCTACTAAAGCATCctcatttacttgtttattctaTCCTGTCCATTACTTACTAGAGATATTTCTTAATGTTAAACTGCACACACGAAAAAAAGCATTCTGTCGACAGATGTTTTAATAAGTATTGAAATTTTTTCATGAACTTTGTATTTCTATTGATAAGATGGGAATACCTTACCTACATTTAGTTTTTTAAGGGCCTCATGGACCAAAAATCCtgttgtattttgaaaattagcATGTAATTagccacaaaatattttataaagactgCATCTGTCAGTTA
This region includes:
- the ZC3H12C gene encoding probable ribonuclease ZC3H12C isoform X7; this encodes MSLYFPANEYGVLCIQEYRKNSKVESSTHNSFMGLKDPLGHDLGHLYVESTDPHLSTSVPWSMVEKPTMDKVNSGKEEKEVSEENTSSGDSEESTHSDNESEQLRSVSVEPCLLTKTHRQLCRSPCLEPHILKRGDILQDFKPEESQTTSKEVKKPPDVVREYQTKLEFALKLGYSEEQVQLVLNKLGTDALINDILGELVKLGNKSETEQTVSTITSVTRDTSSLESQRSDSPMQEIVADDGENLRPVVIDGSNVAMSHGNKEVFSCRGIKLAVDWFLERGHKDVTVFVPAWRKEQSRPDALITDQEILRKLEKEKILVFTPSRRVQGRRVVCYDDRFIVKLAFESDGIIVSNDNYRDLANEKPEWKKFIDERLLMYSFVNDKFMPPDDPLGRHGPSLDNFLRKKPIVPEHKKQPCPYGKKCTYGHKCKYYHPERGSQPQRSVADELRAMSRNTAAKTSNEGGLVKSNSVPCSTKADSTSDVKRGAPKRQSDPSIRTQVYQDLEEKLPTKNKLETRSVPSLVSIPATSTAKPQSTTSLSNGLPSGVHFPAQDQRPQGQYPPMMMATKNHGTPMPYEQYPKCDSPVDIGYYSMLNAYSNLSISGPRSPERRFSLDTDYRVSSVASDCSSEGSMSCGSSDSYVGYNDRSYVSSPDPQLEESLKCQHVHPHSRLNSQPFLQNFHDPLARVPSYSHEEPKYHPKPPLAHLAVHLPHPAAGARSSCPGDYPSPPGAAHPKAPRLGRSLLATRLDSVSDSRLYDGSPSRPRKPYSGPDGPGGWERPAFAPEAAYGYRHTYSLPDSSTQPGYEPFAFQSLPERPEPAWRGPYCAPPPEPPRYQDDREKVYVNLCNIFPADLVRTVMKRNPHVTDAQQLAAAILVEKSQLGY